A genome region from Rickettsiales endosymbiont of Stachyamoeba lipophora includes the following:
- a CDS encoding D-glycero-alpha-D-manno-heptose-1,7-bisphosphate 7-phosphatase, whose protein sequence is MKKALFLDRDGVINVDFGYVYQIDNFEWQEGIFDLCSKAIEKGYLIIIITNQSGIARGYYTEKDLSKLHNWMTQEFQANNIHITEIYYCPHHPEIDQEMCNCRKPASGMFEKAIQDYNIDVSQSIMIGDKETDLIPAKKLNITKRFQLNNDQKLYDPSILKIKFLHEVIDFL, encoded by the coding sequence ATGAAAAAAGCCTTATTTCTTGATCGTGATGGGGTAATAAATGTTGATTTTGGATATGTTTATCAAATTGATAATTTTGAATGGCAGGAAGGTATATTTGACTTATGTAGCAAAGCAATTGAGAAGGGATACCTTATAATAATAATTACTAATCAATCGGGGATTGCAAGAGGATACTATACAGAAAAAGATTTATCTAAACTACATAATTGGATGACTCAAGAATTTCAAGCTAATAATATTCATATTACTGAGATTTATTATTGCCCACATCATCCTGAAATTGACCAAGAAATGTGTAATTGTCGCAAACCTGCTAGCGGGATGTTTGAAAAAGCAATTCAAGATTATAATATTGACGTTTCACAATCAATTATGATAGGAGATAAAGAAACTGACCTGATACCAGCAAAAAAACTAAACATTACTAAACGCTTTCAATTAAACAATGATCAGAAATTATATGATCCTTCTATATTAAAAATTAAATTTCTTCACGAAGTCATTGATTTTTTATAA
- a CDS encoding sugar phosphate nucleotidyltransferase codes for MRAIILAGGKGTRLASIVKDSPKPMALIAGKPYLDLLVNHLLATQIITQIILAVSYKAEIIEDHFKNHPQVITINEGHPKGTGGSINYVLKTLNITEDILVLNGDTFNEFQLSEFLSFHKSYQADISLLAREVANVGRFGQLITDDKMQVTQFAEKNNDGAQGLINCGIYLINPKIFNLNSIYPEYFSFEYDLLSNNTNKLKVFAYQGSRYFIDFGIPEDYYKAQEELSIKMKVC; via the coding sequence ATGCGCGCTATAATTCTTGCTGGCGGCAAAGGAACCAGGCTGGCTTCCATAGTGAAAGATTCTCCTAAACCAATGGCCCTTATAGCTGGAAAGCCTTATCTAGATTTATTAGTAAATCATTTACTGGCTACACAAATAATTACTCAAATTATTTTAGCTGTAAGCTACAAAGCTGAAATTATTGAAGACCATTTTAAGAACCATCCACAGGTAATTACTATTAATGAAGGGCACCCTAAGGGTACCGGCGGAAGTATCAATTACGTTCTTAAAACGTTGAATATTACAGAAGATATTCTAGTTTTAAATGGCGATACTTTCAATGAGTTCCAGCTCTCTGAATTTTTATCTTTTCATAAATCTTACCAAGCTGATATTAGCTTGCTGGCAAGAGAAGTAGCAAATGTAGGAAGATTTGGCCAATTAATTACTGATGATAAAATGCAAGTCACTCAATTTGCAGAGAAAAACAATGACGGAGCTCAAGGGTTAATTAACTGCGGGATTTATCTAATCAACCCCAAAATATTTAATTTGAACAGTATCTATCCTGAATATTTTTCTTTTGAATATGATTTGCTTAGCAATAATACCAACAAGCTTAAAGTATTTGCTTATCAAGGTTCGCGTTATTTTATTGATTTTGGTATTCCAGAGGATTATTATAAAGCTCAAGAGGAATTATCCATAAAAATGAAGGTTTGTTAA
- a CDS encoding D-sedoheptulose 7-phosphate isomerase, with translation MSLTTHFNEIIKNEIHNSIETFTKVLDDHNLLTLIEEIAAFCTNQINLGHKLIFAGNGGSAADSQHLAAELVSKLNYDRPGLAAIAITTDTSALTAIGNDYGYQYSFSRQIEALGNRGDVFFAISTSGNSANILNAIESAKNRGITVIGLTGEPGGKMATLCDYVIQIPSKLTPKIQEGHIMLGHIICALIEEAIFGMEYNPKTAMACAL, from the coding sequence ATGAGCTTAACTACCCACTTTAATGAAATTATCAAAAACGAAATTCACAATTCAATCGAAACATTTACAAAAGTTTTAGATGATCATAATCTACTCACTCTAATTGAAGAAATCGCTGCATTTTGTACCAATCAAATTAATTTAGGCCATAAACTTATATTTGCTGGGAATGGCGGCAGTGCAGCTGATTCACAACATCTTGCTGCAGAACTAGTCAGCAAATTAAATTATGATCGCCCAGGACTTGCAGCAATTGCGATAACAACCGACACTTCAGCGTTAACTGCAATAGGCAACGATTATGGCTATCAATATTCTTTTTCAAGGCAAATTGAGGCTCTTGGCAATCGAGGGGATGTATTTTTTGCCATTTCAACTTCTGGAAATTCAGCTAATATTTTAAATGCTATTGAATCTGCTAAAAACCGCGGTATAACTGTTATTGGATTAACTGGAGAACCTGGTGGTAAAATGGCAACTTTATGTGATTATGTAATACAAATTCCAAGCAAACTAACCCCTAAAATACAAGAAGGGCATATTATGTTAGGACATATTATTTGCGCGCTTATTGAAGAAGCTATTTTTGGCATGGAATATAACCCTAAAACCGCTATGGCATGCGCGCTATAA
- a CDS encoding kinase: MIITKTPYRISFFGGGSDYYTWYENFGGKVLSTSIKYYCYISCREYPPFHGHHSKVSWSKVELIDKHNSEIQHPAVKGVLSYLDITSGVEISHQGDLPARSGLGSSSSFTVGMLNAAYALKGQNRSRFELAQEAIYVEQNILQEKVGIQDQIATALGGFNKININRQGEFLVEPVILPLYKLEELKSHLMLFYTGITRTASNIAEDKMQRLCSKEQEIKTMMGMVDESLSILHGNSDINEFGKLLHESWQLKRSLSDKITNDTIDQIYQTALQNGATGGKLLGAGGGGFLLVFAKPECHQKILSALKHLIYIPFDYDNYGSTIIYYNQDGYSSRFWANNSHKLAS; the protein is encoded by the coding sequence ATGATAATAACTAAAACTCCTTATCGCATTTCTTTTTTTGGTGGCGGGTCTGATTATTACACTTGGTATGAAAATTTTGGTGGAAAAGTATTATCCACCAGTATTAAATATTATTGCTATATTAGCTGCCGAGAATATCCTCCTTTTCATGGTCATCATTCAAAAGTTTCCTGGTCTAAAGTTGAGTTAATTGATAAACACAATTCTGAAATTCAGCATCCTGCAGTCAAAGGAGTTTTAAGCTACTTAGATATCACTAGCGGCGTAGAAATTTCTCACCAGGGAGATTTACCTGCCCGCTCCGGGCTTGGCTCTAGCTCCTCTTTTACTGTAGGTATGTTAAATGCAGCTTATGCTCTTAAAGGGCAAAACAGAAGTCGCTTTGAACTCGCCCAAGAAGCAATTTATGTGGAACAAAATATCTTACAAGAAAAAGTAGGTATTCAGGATCAAATTGCTACAGCTCTTGGTGGGTTTAATAAAATTAATATTAACCGACAAGGGGAGTTTTTAGTTGAACCAGTAATACTTCCTTTATATAAGCTAGAAGAACTAAAAAGCCATTTAATGTTATTTTATACCGGCATTACTCGTACAGCTTCTAATATTGCAGAAGACAAAATGCAAAGGCTTTGCAGCAAAGAACAAGAAATCAAAACTATGATGGGCATGGTAGATGAGAGCCTATCCATCTTACATGGAAATAGTGATATCAATGAGTTTGGCAAATTACTACATGAGTCATGGCAATTAAAACGCAGTCTAAGTGATAAAATTACCAACGATACTATCGATCAAATTTATCAAACAGCACTCCAAAATGGTGCCACAGGTGGGAAGCTATTAGGCGCGGGTGGAGGTGGTTTTCTTTTGGTATTTGCCAAACCAGAATGCCATCAAAAAATCTTAAGCGCATTAAAGCACTTAATTTATATACCATTCGATTATGATAATTATGGCAGTACTATCATTTATTATAATCAAGATGGCTATAGCAGCAGATTCTGGGCAAATAACTCACATAAGCTAGCAAGTTAA
- a CDS encoding MerR family transcriptional regulator, giving the protein MTEPKVIDSYKTIGEAAQLLGLPTHVLRFWETKFKAINPKKIKARRYYNNKQIETLITIKDLLYNKGFTIQGAIQFLKENKESESINNATFLWEDTTQLIDLNVQQLVKIKTSLQTIRNKLLSV; this is encoded by the coding sequence ATGACCGAACCAAAAGTAATTGATAGTTATAAAACAATCGGTGAGGCAGCCCAACTTCTTGGCTTGCCCACCCATGTATTACGATTCTGGGAAACAAAATTTAAAGCTATAAATCCCAAAAAAATTAAAGCCCGTAGATATTATAATAATAAGCAAATAGAAACTTTAATTACCATAAAAGATTTACTGTATAATAAAGGTTTTACTATCCAGGGGGCTATACAATTTTTAAAAGAAAATAAAGAATCTGAATCAATCAACAATGCTACTTTTCTCTGGGAAGATACTACCCAACTAATTGATTTAAATGTTCAACAATTGGTTAAGATAAAAACGTCCTTGCAAACTATTCGTAACAAGTTATTATCTGTCTAA
- a CDS encoding HU family DNA-binding protein: MLSDTITKAAIATQLNKRTGFSETECLEMVNNILNVIVRKLSTGESVSITNFGKFEVRSKEKRVGRNPKTMVEFPINARNVVRFTISKKLKDQINKRKNNQ; the protein is encoded by the coding sequence ATGTTAAGCGATACCATTACCAAAGCTGCAATAGCTACACAATTAAACAAAAGAACCGGCTTTTCTGAAACTGAATGCCTAGAAATGGTAAACAATATTCTTAATGTCATTGTTAGAAAGCTTTCCACTGGTGAATCGGTTAGCATTACTAATTTTGGTAAATTTGAAGTTAGAAGTAAGGAAAAAAGAGTAGGTAGAAATCCAAAAACTATGGTTGAATTTCCCATAAATGCGCGTAATGTAGTAAGATTTACAATTTCCAAAAAACTTAAAGATCAAATCAATAAGCGCAAAAATAACCAATGA
- a CDS encoding alpha/beta hydrolase, which produces MNDTKFINICANHTLAYLKNIVKSNDTPEIVFIHGFRSDKRGTKTTELWNYCVNNNLDFLSFDLSNHGESSGDKFDGSLDSWLKDVILVLEKLTSRDIILIGSSMGGWLAMLAALHMPKRIKGFIGIAAAPDFTEDFFWEKLNTVERDTLLAQGEININYPESNTYYFVRKELVVDSRKHLLLNKSQIEINCPVRLLQGMEDLSVPYVKAINIAHKITSTNVRVELIKDGDHRLSRPEDISILLSNLEELLSAK; this is translated from the coding sequence ATGAATGATACAAAATTTATAAATATTTGTGCTAATCACACACTTGCTTACCTTAAAAATATAGTAAAGTCAAACGACACACCTGAAATAGTTTTTATTCATGGATTTAGGTCTGATAAACGTGGCACTAAAACTACGGAACTATGGAACTATTGTGTTAATAACAATTTAGATTTTCTGTCTTTTGATTTAAGCAACCATGGCGAATCCAGTGGTGATAAGTTTGATGGATCTTTAGATTCTTGGTTAAAAGATGTGATTTTGGTGTTAGAAAAACTGACTTCACGTGACATTATCTTAATAGGTTCCAGCATGGGCGGTTGGCTTGCTATGTTAGCAGCACTTCATATGCCCAAACGCATTAAAGGATTTATTGGAATTGCTGCAGCCCCCGATTTTACAGAAGATTTCTTTTGGGAAAAATTAAATACAGTTGAAAGAGATACTTTATTAGCTCAAGGAGAAATCAATATTAATTATCCAGAGAGCAATACTTACTACTTTGTGAGAAAAGAATTAGTTGTAGATAGTAGAAAACATCTTTTATTAAATAAATCACAAATCGAAATAAATTGTCCTGTAAGGCTGCTTCAAGGCATGGAAGATTTGTCTGTACCCTATGTAAAGGCGATTAATATCGCTCATAAGATAACCTCTACAAATGTAAGAGTTGAATTAATAAAAGATGGAGATCATCGTTTATCACGACCAGAGGATATCAGCATATTACTAAGCAATTTAGAAGAGCTGCTAAGTGCTAAATAA
- a CDS encoding glycosyltransferase family 4 protein, giving the protein MQYHKKEHKPTILQILPALNSGGVERGTIEIAQAISENNMQSIVSSNGGRLVSKLIELNIKHLHLPLHSKNPLVMYRNIKLLTGIIKEHGINLLHARSRAPAWSGYYAAKKAGIPFVTTFHGLYGNNLFKKHYNQIMVKSDAIIAVSNYIKAHIVELYPEVESKITVIHRGIDPAYFNANRITKQMQEIVLAKLGIHYDVSNKSLIMLPGRISNWKGQEIFIEALSYLKEQDFLGIIIGENHHPRYQEKLKKLVADYKLENKIIFADPLKDMPSLYSIADLVVVPSIKGEAFGRVAIEAQSMGKIVIASNVGGCVETIIDGKTGLLFENKNPIDFAEKINHALNLSKHEKELIAKNARQHVIENFNLKNMQEQTINVYNNLLGLNVT; this is encoded by the coding sequence ATGCAATATCATAAAAAAGAACATAAGCCAACTATCTTACAGATTTTACCTGCTTTAAATTCTGGAGGAGTAGAACGTGGTACTATCGAGATTGCTCAAGCAATCAGCGAAAATAATATGCAATCTATAGTATCTTCTAATGGTGGAAGATTGGTAAGTAAGTTAATAGAGCTTAATATAAAGCATCTGCATTTACCCTTACACTCTAAAAATCCTTTAGTTATGTATCGTAATATCAAGCTTTTAACAGGTATTATTAAAGAACATGGAATAAATTTATTACATGCCCGATCACGAGCTCCTGCATGGAGTGGATATTATGCGGCTAAAAAAGCAGGTATACCATTTGTAACTACTTTTCATGGTCTTTATGGGAATAATTTGTTCAAAAAACATTATAACCAAATAATGGTTAAAAGTGATGCAATTATTGCGGTATCAAATTATATTAAAGCACATATTGTTGAACTTTATCCTGAAGTAGAATCCAAGATAACTGTTATCCATCGAGGAATTGATCCGGCTTACTTTAATGCAAATAGAATCACTAAGCAAATGCAAGAAATTGTATTAGCCAAATTAGGTATACATTATGATGTAAGTAATAAGAGTTTGATAATGCTACCAGGCAGGATTAGCAATTGGAAGGGGCAAGAAATATTTATAGAAGCTCTAAGTTATTTAAAAGAGCAAGATTTTCTTGGGATTATAATTGGCGAAAATCATCATCCTAGGTATCAAGAAAAGCTTAAGAAGCTAGTGGCTGATTATAAGCTCGAAAATAAAATTATTTTTGCAGATCCTTTAAAGGATATGCCATCTCTTTATAGCATTGCGGATTTAGTAGTGGTTCCTTCCATTAAAGGTGAGGCCTTTGGTAGGGTGGCTATTGAAGCTCAATCTATGGGTAAAATAGTTATTGCCAGTAATGTAGGTGGATGTGTAGAAACTATAATTGATGGCAAGACAGGATTGTTATTTGAAAATAAAAACCCTATAGATTTTGCAGAAAAAATCAATCACGCTTTGAACTTAAGTAAACATGAAAAAGAGCTAATTGCAAAAAATGCTAGACAACATGTGATAGAAAATTTTAACCTTAAGAATATGCAAGAGCAAACTATTAACGTATATAATAACCTGCTTGGATTAAATGTCACATAA
- a CDS encoding glycosyltransferase family 2 protein, with protein MSHNRLPISVFIIAKNEALRIAQVIESVIDWVDEVIVIDSGSTDKTVEIAENLGCKVVYHAWQGYEVQKIYGESLCAHKWILNIDADEEVSPELAAEIQALFKNGNEPSKKAYRLKITVVHRFENRIRRFAPFNAPIRFYHRDFASFANKTQIHKTHDSVIINKERMNENEVVTLTKPVFHRSMLSIWQMVYKGNFVTTEQAEDLLSQGRNPSLIRLIFEPFLFFFKSFILRRHFIFGLHGFIDSVIYSFIRFLRLAKARELFDQQKFHK; from the coding sequence ATGTCACATAATAGACTTCCAATTTCTGTATTTATTATTGCTAAAAATGAAGCTTTGCGTATTGCGCAAGTCATTGAAAGCGTTATAGATTGGGTTGATGAAGTTATTGTTATCGACAGCGGTAGTACAGATAAAACGGTTGAGATAGCTGAAAATTTAGGATGCAAAGTTGTTTATCATGCTTGGCAAGGTTATGAAGTACAGAAAATTTATGGGGAGTCGCTTTGTGCCCATAAATGGATCTTAAATATTGATGCAGATGAAGAGGTCAGTCCTGAGCTAGCAGCTGAAATTCAGGCTTTATTTAAAAATGGTAATGAACCATCTAAAAAAGCTTATCGGCTTAAAATCACAGTGGTTCATAGATTTGAGAATCGAATTAGAAGATTTGCTCCTTTTAATGCACCGATCAGATTTTATCACAGAGATTTCGCAAGTTTTGCTAATAAAACCCAAATTCATAAAACCCACGATTCAGTAATAATTAACAAAGAGAGAATGAATGAGAATGAGGTGGTAACCCTTACAAAACCTGTTTTTCATCGCTCTATGTTATCAATTTGGCAAATGGTTTATAAAGGTAATTTCGTTACCACTGAACAAGCTGAAGATTTACTTAGCCAAGGCCGCAACCCATCACTTATCCGCTTAATTTTTGAACCTTTTCTATTTTTCTTTAAATCCTTTATATTAAGACGACATTTTATTTTTGGTCTACACGGCTTTATAGATTCTGTTATCTACAGCTTTATTAGATTCCTTAGGCTTGCTAAAGCACGCGAATTATTTGATCAACAAAAATTTCACAAATAA
- a CDS encoding ABC-F family ATP-binding cassette domain-containing protein, translating into MITITNLAVNFGPKILFTDVNLNLTTNNRYGIVGANGCGKSTFLKVIAGAEESSFGEVSVTKHSQIGWLKQDQFYYENTAIINTVIAGKNELWQAMKEKEEIIAKDIFDEEAGYRLGELEQVIFDNDGYTAEAVAAELLVGLGIKEEYHYQPLSVLSGGYKLRVLLAQSLFENPDILLLDEPTNHLDIVTIYWLEQYLRQKFKGVLVYISHDLTFLNNLATHILDIDYGEIRLYVGNYDRFVQEKQQLMESKLQERNYLENKIAHMKVFVERFRASATRSKQSASRQKLIDKMELPNIEKSSRIAPNFNFKPKRPSGKVVVKANDIAKKFAEKNVLNKVNFTVTKGEKIIIIGPNGTGKSTLLKIILGRLSADNGAYEWGYETHISYFAQDHHELLNESITVLDWLGKFVDHENSGKIRNTLGNVLFRQDEVYKNILNLSGGEGARLLLGKIMLEESNVLVLDEPTNHLDIEAKEALKQALINYDGTLIMVSHDRDFASNIANRVIALSPKGIMDFKGTYEDYFNKYGQDYFNK; encoded by the coding sequence ATGATTACAATTACTAATTTAGCCGTTAATTTCGGTCCCAAAATACTTTTTACCGATGTAAATCTTAATTTAACTACCAATAACAGATACGGCATAGTTGGTGCCAATGGCTGTGGTAAATCAACTTTCCTTAAAGTAATTGCAGGTGCCGAAGAATCTAGCTTTGGAGAAGTAAGTGTAACTAAACATTCCCAAATAGGTTGGTTGAAGCAAGATCAATTTTATTATGAAAATACTGCTATTATTAATACTGTGATTGCCGGTAAAAATGAACTTTGGCAAGCAATGAAAGAAAAAGAAGAGATTATTGCTAAAGATATTTTTGATGAAGAAGCAGGTTATAGGCTTGGCGAGCTTGAACAGGTTATTTTTGATAATGATGGCTACACTGCTGAAGCAGTTGCAGCTGAGCTGCTTGTGGGCTTAGGGATCAAGGAAGAATATCATTATCAACCATTATCAGTATTATCTGGTGGTTATAAGCTGCGCGTACTGCTGGCTCAAAGTTTATTTGAAAATCCTGATATATTGTTACTCGATGAGCCAACAAACCATCTTGATATTGTTACCATATATTGGCTTGAACAATATCTTAGACAAAAATTTAAAGGGGTGCTGGTATATATTTCACATGATCTCACTTTTTTAAATAACTTAGCTACTCATATACTTGATATAGATTACGGCGAGATTAGATTATATGTAGGTAATTACGATAGATTCGTGCAAGAAAAGCAGCAATTAATGGAAAGTAAATTACAGGAGCGTAATTATTTAGAAAACAAGATTGCTCATATGAAAGTATTTGTAGAACGTTTTAGAGCTTCTGCAACTCGCTCCAAGCAAAGTGCTTCAAGGCAAAAATTAATTGATAAAATGGAACTACCTAATATTGAAAAAAGCTCACGTATTGCGCCTAATTTTAATTTTAAACCTAAGCGTCCTTCCGGAAAAGTAGTAGTAAAAGCAAATGACATAGCAAAAAAATTTGCTGAAAAAAATGTACTTAATAAAGTGAATTTTACAGTAACTAAAGGTGAAAAAATAATTATAATTGGCCCTAACGGCACTGGCAAATCAACCTTACTTAAAATTATTTTAGGTAGATTGAGTGCTGATAACGGTGCATATGAATGGGGATATGAAACCCATATTTCATATTTTGCTCAGGATCACCATGAATTGTTAAATGAAAGCATTACTGTATTAGATTGGCTTGGCAAATTCGTTGATCATGAAAATAGTGGTAAAATACGAAACACGCTAGGTAATGTATTATTTAGGCAAGATGAGGTGTATAAAAATATTTTAAATCTTAGTGGTGGCGAAGGAGCCAGGCTGCTTTTGGGAAAAATTATGTTAGAAGAGAGCAATGTTTTAGTGCTTGATGAGCCAACAAACCATCTAGATATTGAAGCTAAGGAAGCACTAAAACAAGCGCTAATTAATTATGACGGTACTTTGATTATGGTTAGTCATGATAGAGATTTTGCCAGTAATATAGCCAATAGAGTAATAGCACTCTCGCCAAAAGGTATAATGGATTTTAAGGGAACCTACGAAGATTACTTTAATAAATACGGCCAAGATTATTTCAATAAATAA
- a CDS encoding FkbM family methyltransferase, translating into MFLSNQLNYLADNQLFIQSQVGQELLKTPLGFIDIGARGGAHDIMEPIAKITSVLGFEPDQEECERLNSIPEITQTWADFRLEPTALAGEQGESILRLLSAPTNHSLLRPNTAFTKRYNMVKWEEVGTWPLKTDTLDNVLYNTVHLNQHYGEFIKIDTQGTEYEIFQGATRCLNERTMAIICEVAFCELYKDQKLFSEIEIELRKAGFVFYGFMPIHGRSKKLLDKNHHISMERALYCDAIFFKDPLGGGYLTRELSFREIAVLFTCALLIGYYDFALELAQQTWLVSADDNEKKRIHKLVEILSFMPNDDNIRAVESLASAVRQNPERANVIVGNFVDRRRKFNDYDDILNISPLPKTI; encoded by the coding sequence ATGTTTTTATCAAATCAGCTAAATTATCTTGCGGATAACCAATTATTTATTCAATCACAAGTTGGACAAGAGCTACTTAAAACCCCTTTAGGCTTTATTGATATTGGAGCTAGAGGTGGAGCACATGATATTATGGAGCCTATCGCCAAAATTACTTCAGTGCTTGGCTTTGAGCCCGATCAAGAAGAATGTGAACGGTTAAATAGCATACCGGAAATAACTCAAACTTGGGCAGATTTCAGATTAGAACCTACTGCTCTTGCTGGTGAGCAAGGTGAGTCAATTTTGCGTTTATTATCTGCACCAACTAACCATTCATTATTAAGGCCAAATACTGCTTTTACAAAGCGCTATAATATGGTGAAATGGGAAGAGGTGGGAACATGGCCACTTAAAACAGATACATTAGATAATGTATTATATAATACTGTTCACCTCAATCAACATTATGGGGAGTTTATTAAAATAGATACCCAAGGTACAGAATATGAAATTTTCCAAGGAGCGACACGCTGTCTGAATGAACGAACAATGGCAATTATCTGTGAAGTGGCATTTTGTGAATTATATAAAGATCAAAAATTATTTTCTGAAATTGAGATTGAGTTAAGAAAAGCAGGTTTTGTGTTTTATGGATTTATGCCAATTCATGGGCGTTCTAAAAAATTGCTTGATAAAAATCATCATATTTCCATGGAGCGAGCCTTATATTGTGATGCGATCTTTTTTAAAGATCCTTTAGGTGGGGGATATCTAACTAGAGAACTTTCTTTTAGGGAAATAGCAGTACTTTTTACCTGTGCCTTATTAATTGGATATTATGATTTTGCTTTAGAGCTTGCTCAGCAAACATGGCTTGTAAGTGCAGATGACAATGAGAAGAAGCGTATTCACAAATTAGTAGAAATATTATCTTTTATGCCTAATGATGATAATATCAGAGCAGTAGAAAGTTTAGCTTCAGCTGTCAGGCAAAATCCTGAGAGGGCTAACGTTATTGTAGGTAACTTTGTTGATCGTAGACGTAAATTTAATGATTATGATGATATTTTAAATATTTCACCTTTACCTAAAACAATTTAG
- a CDS encoding F0F1 ATP synthase subunit epsilon — MDDKNLHPSHPSTSLQVVMVSPDSQEEFNGVKLLNLTTEDGEMGVMPGHIPMIVMLIKSQIVMSLNNLVEIFEIEEGFAEISTDQVTIIVEKVLRVS, encoded by the coding sequence ATGGACGATAAAAATTTACACCCATCTCATCCATCTACATCCTTGCAAGTTGTAATGGTTTCACCAGACTCTCAAGAAGAATTTAATGGTGTAAAATTATTAAATTTAACTACGGAAGATGGTGAGATGGGTGTAATGCCCGGACATATTCCAATGATTGTGATGTTGATTAAGTCCCAGATTGTGATGTCTTTAAATAATCTTGTTGAAATTTTTGAAATTGAAGAAGGATTTGCAGAGATATCTACTGATCAGGTAACCATTATTGTTGAAAAAGTTTTGAGAGTAAGTTAG